GATCCACCGGCTTTTTGTCAAGGGAAAGGCGAATGTAATCCTTGAGGGAAACAAAATTACCGTCATCTATCCCCGAAAGGCGCATAACCCGATATTGCGATCCGTTCCTTGGCATAACTTACCACAAACCCTTTCGTGGCTTGATGGAGTCGATTTGGAACTTAAGTTCAGCTGACATGCAGGTCATAAAACTTTATAAAAATTGTCGGTTAAAACCGGTGCGAAAATCGGTGTTGAACATAAAACTGGAATCAAATCGGCTGATGATTTCCTTTGTTCCACCTACCGGAGTTCCTAAAACCGGAACACCTGAAGCCATCGCTTCCAGTGTCACCAATCCGAAACCTTCCAATTCTTTGGTCGGCAAAATAAACATGTCTGCCATCTGATAATAGTTCGGCAGAGATTCTTCCGGGATGAACCCTTCAAATCGGATACAATCATTGACACCCAACTGTTCGGCCATACGCGCTAACTGATCTCTGAGCGGTCCGGCGCCCCCGATCACCAGGTAAATGTCCGCAGCGTTTCTGACCACCAACTGCACGGCTTTGATTAAATTCTCCAGCCCCATGCGGGCGACCAGATTCCTGACCGTAAACAAAATTATTTTAGAGTCGGGTAATTTCAACGCTTGCCTGATTTTTTCCGTATCGTCGGTCGGCTTGAACCGCATTAAATCGACCCCCCCCCCCCCCCCCCGGGGGGGATAATCGAGATTTTCCCGGGCGGGATCCGGTAAACTTCTTTTAACTTATCCCGGGCAAACTGGCTGAGAACCATAATTTCAGCCGCATGTTTCAGCGCCCGCTTCTCTATCCATTTTCGGGTTTGAACATGCATGCCGTAGATCAGTCGCCCGGATAAATTCTCAGGTCTTTTATTTCGTGAAATATATTCTTCAAATGAGAGGGAATGGCAGATATAGATTTTTTTAATTTCTTTCGCATGCCGGGAGGTTATTACGCTTGCGGCTGAAAACGGCTGGTGGATGATGACGGCGTCAAAGCGGTTATGATTCTAAAGCGTTTCAAACAACTTTTTGCTGTTCTGCCAGGTCGATATCAGAAATGAAAAAGGGTTCGCGGGATTCACTTCATACCGCCATTCCCGGACCCCCTCAGCAAATGCTTCGCTATCCGCATGCGACGGGAGTCTGCGGGTCATCACGTGGACACCATATCCCCGATGAATCAGGCGAACGCTCTGTTCATATAAAACCCGCTCGGCGCCGCCGATTACGTTTGCAATCGAAACGTCTGCAACAAAAAGGATGTTCACCTGTTGGCCATTTTAAATGTGTCAATCTTATTGATGACAAGCCGTTTAAAATCGTCCAGAAAGCTTGTCTTCATCCAGTTTCTGTAATCGTGTCCCAAAAGCTTTCCTGTATCACGATATATTTTTTTGGGATTGGCGGCTTTGACCTTATCTAAAACAATTTGATAAAAACTTAGCTCGTCGCCACAGGCGTTAATAATCATTGATTCTTTCAAGGGATAACCATTTTTAAGAATAAACCATGCGTCAAAAATATCCCTACCGGCTTGCCGCTCAATAAAGGTCAGCAACTTTTCTGTCATTAAAAAGGAAGGTTCAAGAGTAAGAATTGCCACACCCCTGAGGGACAAAATTGTTGTATCTAACTCTTTCTCCCGTGTGGAGACTTCAATCTTTACATGAAAATTTCTTTCCGGCCCCGGAAATCGAAGCTCCAACAAAACCGTATAATATTTTGTAGCTGCATCGGTTATCTCCCATTTTTTCTTTTTAAAAATGGTATCATTTTTTTCACTGTGGCAGGGTAAGACAAAGAATAATATTCAAGCCGTTCGTTATCAAGTTTGTCCATATTTATGTCTTCCGGAAGCAAGTCCGCCAGGCCTTTGCTTTTCATATAAAGTGTATCCAAAAGAGCCTTTTCAGGCTCTGAAATAAAAAAGTCATCAATCTTTTTTTGCCCAAAACGGAAAAGAGACGGATTAATTTGCCGATATATGAAATCGGTATGATCGATTTTATATCGATAACTTCCCAAACCAACAGAAAAAATCATCTGCGGGTCCTGAACAATAAGCCCCCAGTAATTGAGAGCCGTTTCAAGTGAGACCACCGATGGCTGATAAAGCGCGTTTGCCAAGGCAAAAAGAGAATATTTCCGGCCGGCAAGAACAAAGAGATTGCGACAAAGCCTTGTAAGCACACCCCTTCTAACGAGCCTGGAAGCAGTGGTTCTGGCGCTTTCTCTGGTTATGTTAAAGGTGGCCTGGAGAGATGAAATCGAAAAAAACGAGCCTTCGGCGTTTAACAATTTGGCGAAATTATTCTTAGCCATAAATTCACGTTATGAAATAATAAATAGTTCTGTTTATTATTTCATAACGTAATAGTATATGTTTGTCAATGGACATTCAAATACATACAGCGGGGGGTTCCCAATTTTTTAAGTTGACTATAGGCGTTGACATGGTATTTTAAAATAAAAAATTAAAAGAAAACTGGAGGGACAATGCTGGAACAGGTAACAATTTCAAAATTTAAGGCAACTTGCCTTCGACTTTTGGATAACGTAAAAAAAACAGGCCGACCTCTTCTGATAACTCGCCGTGGAGAACCGATTGTTATGGTAACCCCTCCGCCCCCGCCTCAAAAGCCAGAGTCATGGTTAGGGTCTATGAAAGACACGGTTAGAATTTCCGGGGATATTATTTCACCTGCCCTGAACGAAAAGGACTGGGAGGCATTACAAGATTGAAATTCTTACTCGACACACATGTAATTCTATGGAGTGCTGCTGAGCCTGAGAAGTTACCCTCTAAGATTGCTGAAGAATTGAAAAAAGAATTAAATGAACTCTGGTTTTCCCCTATCAGTGTTTGGGAAATCTTACTGCTTGCTGAAAAGGGGCGAGTGGTTATAAAGGCTGATCATGAAAAAAGCATACGAAAGATGTTTAAAAAACTCCCCTTTCGAGAAGCGGCAATAAATCAGGAAGTGGCAATCCAAAGCCGTAAAATTAATCTTCCGCATCAGGATCCTGCCGATAGATTCCTGGCAGCAACAGCCATTGTATACGATCTTACTTTAGTTACCGCAGACAGACGGTTAATTGATGCCAAGAGTTTTTCAGTTCTCCCGGTTCAAATCTGCCCTTAACCCCTTATCTTTCTTGCAATCGCCTCCAGTGAAGGCCCTCAAAGAACGCTTCCGCCTGAAAATAAAAATATGGATTCAGACCGACGCCCACGGTTCATTACATGATATCATGTTCCGAGATATTCTATTCTATATGGACGTGGCATATGGTAACCTTAAGCTATAAATGTTTTTCCAATTCTTCGACATGCTTGTCCCAGGAATAATTTTCTTCAACAAAAGATCGACTCTTTTTTGAAATCTCCTTCCAGATATGGGGTTTGTTTTTAATGATATAATATTTCTCTTTTATCAAATCGGCAATTGATTCCGGCGTCGAATCCTTGAACATGAAACTGGAATCAAATCGGCCCATAATTTCCTTTGTTCCGCCAACCGGGGTTCCTAAAACCGGAACGCCCGAAGCCATCGCTTCCAGGGTCACCAAACCAAAACCCTCCAATTCTTTGGTCGGCAGAATAAACATGTCTGCCATCTGATAATAGTGCGGCAGAGTTTCTTCCGGGATGAACCCTTCAAATCGGATACAATCATTGACGCCTATCTGTTCGGCCATTTTCGTTAACCGCCCGTTGAGCGGTCCGGCGCCACCTATCACCAGATAAATATCCGGAGCGTTTCTAATCACCGATTGCATGGCTTCGATTAAATTCTCCAGCCCCATGCGGGCGACCAGATTTCTGACCGTAAACACCATTATTTTTGAATCCGGCAATTTCAACCCTTGCCTGATTTTGTTCTTATGATCGGTCGGCTTAAACCGCAGCAAATCTACTCCGCCCGGAATGATCGAAATTTTCTCGGGAGAAGTCCGGTAAACTTCTATCAATTTATCCCGGGTAAACTGGCTGAGCACAATAATTTCAGCCGCGTGCTGCAGTACCCGTTTCTCCATCCATTTCCGGACATGAACCTGCATCCTATAGAGCAGCCGTCCGGACACATTCGCAGGTGTTTTATTTCTGGATATAAATTCTTCAAATGAAAAAGAAAGGCAGAGATAAGTCTTTTTTATTTCTTTCGCACTCCGGGATGTTAACACGCCTGCGGCTGAAAATGGCTGATGGATGACGATGGCGTCAAAACGATTATGTTCCTGAAGCGTTGCGAACAGCTTTTTGCTGTTTTGCCAGGTGGACATCAGAAATGATAAGGGGTTCGCGGGGTTGACGCCATAGCGCCATTCCCGGACCCCCTCAAGAAATGCTTCGCTATTCCCATGCGACGGCAGCCTGCGGGTCATCAGATGAACACCATATCCCCGTTGGGCCAGACGAACGCTCTGTTCATATAAAACCCGCTCGGCGCCGCCGATTACGTTTGCAATCGAAACATCGGCAACAATCAGAATGTTTTTTTTGCCAGATCGGTTCATCTTGACGCACCCGACGCGTTATCTTTATATGCGATTACATCCAATGAAGTGCCCAATAAAATACTATTAAAACTGACGGCTTGAACCAATTTAGAGAAATAATAAATCATACTTTTTACGCTTTGGGCGATAACGGGGCTAAAAAACAGCCGGTGCGGGTCTCCTGCCGAAGGTCTTGAATTGAAAATTGAAATTTTTGAGAAGCCTGCGTCCTTCAGCAGCTTTTCAACAAATCGGGGCGTAAGGGAATAATGATGGAAGATTAAATACCTTTGAATCCCTTTCCCAAGTCCGCAGAGGGATTCCGTCCGGAAAATGTGATAATGCAAAAACCCGTTTGGAATACGGATAAATATAATTCCTCCGGATTTCAGCAGCTCCCTGGCACGCCAGATTTCGTGCCACGGCGCAGCGCAATGGTCCAGAACATTGATAAGGGTAATGACGTTAAACCGATCATTACCTCTATATTCCTGCAGGGTGCCGTAAAAGATATCGAGCCCTTCCCCTGCGGCCACATGGATGGCATCGGATGATGGTTCGATCCCTTTCGCCCGCCAGCCCTTTTGCCGGGCTCTGACGATAAAATGCCCGCAGCCGGTTCCGACATCCAGCAGCAACCCGATCCCCTTTCTTTTTTCAAGAATATCAAGGATACGATCGTACAGTATATCCCTCGATCCGCCGACCTGGTCGATCCCGCAGGTGTTGAAATATTCATCCCGGTAAGTCGCCAGCACCTCCTCAGATGTTGCCGGATGGTCCTGGTAAATCAGATCACATGCCGAACAGCGGCCATAGGGTCTGCCATGCACATGGATTTTTAATTTTCCGAAAGAATCGCAATAGGGGCATTTTCTCATATTAACCGAGCTGAAACGCTGTGCTTCTTAACCGTTGAGGTCTGGTCAGGGTTCTTACTCAAAAACCGTCTTTTTCATTATTGCAACGTCTTTACGGTGATTGGCTTATCGGGAACCGCAAAGACAAACAACCCATTTGGTTTTAATATCCGGTGTATCTCCTCGAGATATTTTTTGGGGTCATCAACATGTTCCAGCACATGCCACATCGTCACAACATCAAATGAATTCTCATGAAATCCGGCATTGGACAGTTTCCCGCAAAAAATATCGATGTTCAGCAAATCAGCGGCTTGTTTGGCTGCAAACATCGAAAATTCGGTTCCGCTGACCCGCCAACCCTCTTTTTGGACGACTGCCAGAAAAGAACCTTCACCGCATCTCACATCCAATAAATGACCGCCTTTTTTGACCCTGATGATTCCTGCTTGCCCTTCTTTGCCACATCCCTATGCGCTTATGCTTTTGCTTGTTCAGCCATTCCTTATAATATCCGTCATCGTATTTTTTTTAACGCCGCGCGGTCAGGCTGCGGATGGACAAACACGAGGGAACAATTGTTGCACTTAAAAACGCTGCAAGGCTGCTGGTCATCTTCAAGCGTCTTAAAATTACTTTTCCCGCATAAATTATATTTAGGGTTCATACAGGCTCTTTGGAAAACATACAATTTTGCCGGCGGGCCGGGGTTTTCGGCCGGACTAAATTCCCGCTCCACCCGGAGAATACCATTTCATGTCGCCGTCCACCATTTCTTTAACCAGTTCATCGAATAGGACGACGGGCTTCCAATTTAATTTTTCACGGGCTTTGGCTGAATCTCCTTCAAGAATATGAACTTCCGCGGGGCGATATAAGTTTTCGTCAACAACCAAATAATCCTGATAATCCAGACCGACATAACTGAAAGCGACTTCCAGAAATTCTCTGACAGAGTGAGACTCTCCGGTTGCGACCACATAATCCTCGGGTTCATCCTGCTGAAGCATGAGCCACATGGCCCTGACATAGTCGCGGGCGTGCCCCCAGTCGCGTTTTGCCTCAAGATTGCCGAGCCGGATTTCTTTTTCAATTCCCAATTTTACTTTCGCGGCCCCCGACGAAATTTTTCGCGTAACAAATTCAGCCCCTCTTCGGGGGG
The nucleotide sequence above comes from Desulfobacterales bacterium. Encoded proteins:
- a CDS encoding glycosyltransferase: MRFKPTDDTEKIRQALKLPDSKIILFTVRNLVARMGLENLIKAVQLVVRNAADIYLVIGGAGPLRDQLARMAEQLGVNDCIRFEGFIPEESLPNYYQMADMFILPTKELEGFGLVTLEAMASGVPVLGTPVGGTKEIISRFDSSFMFNTDFRTGFNRQFL
- a CDS encoding nucleotidyl transferase AbiEii/AbiGii toxin family protein yields the protein MTDAATKYYTVLLELRFPGPERNFHVKIEVSTREKELDTTILSLRGVAILTLEPSFLMTEKLLTFIERQAGRDIFDAWFILKNGYPLKESMIINACGDELSFYQIVLDKVKAANPKKIYRDTGKLLGHDYRNWMKTSFLDDFKRLVINKIDTFKMANR
- a CDS encoding type II toxin-antitoxin system VapC family toxin: MKFLLDTHVILWSAAEPEKLPSKIAEELKKELNELWFSPISVWEILLLAEKGRVVIKADHEKSIRKMFKKLPFREAAINQEVAIQSRKINLPHQDPADRFLAATAIVYDLTLVTADRRLIDAKSFSVLPVQICP
- a CDS encoding glycosyltransferase family 4 protein, with protein sequence MNRSGKKNILIVADVSIANVIGGAERVLYEQSVRLAQRGYGVHLMTRRLPSHGNSEAFLEGVREWRYGVNPANPLSFLMSTWQNSKKLFATLQEHNRFDAIVIHQPFSAAGVLTSRSAKEIKKTYLCLSFSFEEFISRNKTPANVSGRLLYRMQVHVRKWMEKRVLQHAAEIIVLSQFTRDKLIEVYRTSPEKISIIPGGVDLLRFKPTDHKNKIRQGLKLPDSKIMVFTVRNLVARMGLENLIEAMQSVIRNAPDIYLVIGGAGPLNGRLTKMAEQIGVNDCIRFEGFIPEETLPHYYQMADMFILPTKELEGFGLVTLEAMASGVPVLGTPVGGTKEIMGRFDSSFMFKDSTPESIADLIKEKYYIIKNKPHIWKEISKKSRSFVEENYSWDKHVEELEKHL
- a CDS encoding class I SAM-dependent methyltransferase is translated as MRKCPYCDSFGKLKIHVHGRPYGRCSACDLIYQDHPATSEEVLATYRDEYFNTCGIDQVGGSRDILYDRILDILEKRKGIGLLLDVGTGCGHFIVRARQKGWRAKGIEPSSDAIHVAAGEGLDIFYGTLQEYRGNDRFNVITLINVLDHCAAPWHEIWRARELLKSGGIIFIRIPNGFLHYHIFRTESLCGLGKGIQRYLIFHHYSLTPRFVEKLLKDAGFSKISIFNSRPSAGDPHRLFFSPVIAQSVKSMIYYFSKLVQAVSFNSILLGTSLDVIAYKDNASGASR
- a CDS encoding class I SAM-dependent methyltransferase; translated protein: MRVKKGGHLLDVRCGEGSFLAVVQKEGWRVSGTEFSMFAAKQAADLLNIDIFCGKLSNAGFHENSFDVVTMWHVLEHVDDPKKYLEEIHRILKPNGLFVFAVPDKPITVKTLQ